One Candidatus Moraniibacteriota bacterium genomic window, CGCCTGAACGCATTTTCTCAGTAACTTGCGAAAGAGTTACTTTATTAATTTCTGCTGCAGTCAGCTTGTGAATATCATCTCCGCGATGAAAGGCCTCAATAAGTTTTTTATCATTGCTAACATGAGCTACACAACGAAGATCTATTTGAGAATAATCAGCGCTGATTAATTTATACCCGTCTCTGGCAACAAAAGCAGTTCTAAGCAACTGACCCAATTCTGTCTTAATCGGAATATTCTGTAAATTTGGTTCGGCTGAAGAAAGTCGGCCGGTAGCAGTCACTGCCTGATTGAAGGTGGTGTGGATACGAGAATTTTTATCAACAAGTTTAGGTATTGTGTCTAGGTAGGTTGTCTTTAATTTGAAAAGTTCCCGATATTCTTCGATCTTTTTTATAATCTTATGACTGTCTTTTAATTTTTCCAGTTCATCTGCTGCAGTAGAAAAACCGGTCTTACCTTTTTTTATATTAAAAGTCGGAAGTTTTAATTTAACAAAAAGAACTTCTGCTAGCTGTTGTGGTGAATTAATATTGAATTCTTTACCAGCCAAAGCATAAATTGATTTTTCAAGATTTTGGAGAGTACCTGATATTTTTTCTGAAATGCCTTTGAAAATAGTAGTATTTATTTCAATGCCTTCGAGTTCCATTTTGTCCAGTATTTTCACCAGTGGCATCTCAATATTATAAAAAACATTCTCTAAATTTCCTGGCACATGTTTATTTTTTTTCTGTTCTTCGCTGATGCGAGCCATTTCTTTTTCCATAGAAAGCTTAAGCTTCAAGGCATAGTCAGCTTTTTTGCATGTTTCCATGGCAGCATTTTCCTTATCTTCTTCACTGGCAACCAGTGACAACTGAATTTTTTGTTTTTTCCCAAAATCAATTTCTTCTCCCAATTCTGACATCGCAAGCTTTTCCAGTGTTATTTTTTCTCCCGGGTTCAGGACATAGGCGGCAATCATCACGTCCCAATAAATATTTTGCAGATTTATATTTGCGCTAGATAATTGTTTGAATATGGATTTCAAATCAAAGCCAATTTTTTTTATGGCAGGATTTTCCAAGATGTTTTTTATCTCCGGATTTATATTATCAATAGGGAAATAAGCCGAGCGTCCGGTTTTGTAGGAAAGGGCGATGTCATTTAAAATTCCATTATTAATTTCTGTGGCAATGGTAATTTCTTTGACATCTTTCAGTTCGGAAATAATCTCGGCGATATTTTTTTCATCAGCAATAAAATATTTGAAATCTTTTACTCCGGTATTTCCATTTGCATATTCAGGTTTAATCTGCTTGCCAGAATCAGGAAGTCTCTTAATAAGGCTGTAAAAATTAAGCTCGCTGAAAAGTTTTACTATTTTGTCGCGGTCAAAATCATGCAGCCTGGATTTTTCCAAATCAAATTTTATTGGCGCATCCAGGGTTATGGTGGCCAATTCTTTGCTTAGAATAGCGTTGGACTTATCTCTTTCCAGTTTTTCTTTAACTGCACCCTTAATTTCATTGATATTTTTATAAACCCCATTAATGTCTTTGTATTTTTTAAGCAGATCAACAGCCGTTTTTTCGCCTATGCCTTTGACGCCCGGGATATTGTCTGATGGATCACCCCTAAGTCCCTTGTAATCAATAAGCTGCTCTGGTTTTAAGCCATAACGCTCGAAAACTTTTTCCTCGTCATATATAACAGCATCGCTTAGGCCGCGTTTCATAGTATATACTTTTGTTTTGTCATCGATAAGCTGCAACGTGTCCATGTCGCCGGTCACGATAATTGTTTCAATTTGCTCTTCATTATTTTCAACTTGTTTTGCAACAGTTCCAATAATGTCATCGGCTTCAAATCCAGCTTTTTCATAAATGGGAATATTGAATTTTTCCACGACCTCTTTTACTCGTGGGATTTGGGCATAAAGCTCATCATCGGCTTTTACACGGTTAGCTTTATATTTCTCAAATTTTTCATGGCGGAAAGTCGGTCCTGCCAGGTCAAAAGAAGCAGCCACATAATCCGGCTTGAATTTTTCTATGACACTAAGGAGGGTCGAAGAAAATCCGTAAACAGCATTGACTAGTTCGCCTTTTTTGGTGGAAAGAGGTGGCAAAGCGTGATAGGAACGATGAATAATCGCATTCCCATCAATTAAAATAAGTTTTTTCCCGCCTTGGGATAATTTTGTCTTTTTTTCCATATATTCATTATACATTCAAAAGAAGCTTTTTCAAACAAAAAACGGGCTGTGCAAACACTTAACCCGCTTCAAGTTTTAGATCAATTTATTTTTTTATTGTCTGTCCCAATTTTCTATTTTTTCAATCTGTTCCTTGATACTCTTTGATTCTATAATTGTCCCATCAGGACCAATGGTCCTTATTTTTTCCTTTTTTTCCGCCTCGTTTTTCTCTTTGATATCTAAATCATCAAAATCATTTAAATCTGGTGGAATAGGTTTTAAAAACATGTCTTCTTTTCCCATATTAGTTTTTTTTGGTTTTTGCCAAAATAGTTAATTATTATAAATAAAAAAGAACGGGGAAAACTCACCCGTTCTTGTCTATGCTACCATTGTAGCATACTTTTTGAAAAAAATCAAGTTTTTAAAGCATTACGCCTTCTTTTGGCAAGAGAAATTGTCATTTCCTTTTCTCTTTTTGTGGCGTTGCTTTCCAGAGATTTTTTTTCTGCATAATTAATTTGTTTTAACAAAACTTCTTTTGGGTTTTTATATATCTTGCCCAAAAGCACTAGTGCTTTTTTGTCTGCTTCTATGCAACTGGTTTCATGTGATTCACGATCTTTTATTACATGTCCGATCTCATGTGAAAGCATTGCATATACAATTTCAACAGCCGCTTCTTCACAAATCATTTCTTTAACTTTTATGTTTATAAGAATGAAATGTTTTCCCAACCCTTCGTTAAAAATGGTGTATCCTAAAAAAGGAACATCAGTGACAAAAATAAAATTTATCATCCCTTCTTCCATAGGATCAATCAATTTTAAAATCATTTCTTGTATTTTTTCGCTTAAATCAGAATCATTGACTCTTTCAAGCATTGCGCATCACTTCCTTTCTTGATTTATTTTATTTTTAAAGAAGACCATAAACATTAGCACTATTCATGCTTTTTGTCAATGGGTGTGGCAAACTCTATTCATTTAGGGATATTTTTCTTTCCTTATCTCTTATCCATTTAAAATTAATCCAAAGAGAATTTTTGGGGATTATTTTTTTTACTCTTTCCGCCCATTCGATAATGACGATAGAGTTTGGTTTCCCAGCGAAATCTTTCCAGCCTAATTCTAATAAATCCTTAGCTTCAATACGGTAAGCATCAATATGATAAATAATTTTTGATTTAATTTTATATGTTTTTATTATATTAAAAGTTGGGCTGGTAAAAGGGCCTTTAATTTTAAGTCCTTTTAAAATTCCTTGTGTGAAAGTAGTTTTGCCGGAACCTAAGTCTCCGGAAAGGCAGATTATTTCTCCGCCACGAAGTTCCTTAGCTAATATTTCGCCAATCTTTTTAGTCTGAACTGATGAAGTTGTAACAAATGATGTAATGGCCATATAGCAA contains:
- the polA gene encoding DNA polymerase I, whose translation is MEKKTKLSQGGKKLILIDGNAIIHRSYHALPPLSTKKGELVNAVYGFSSTLLSVIEKFKPDYVAASFDLAGPTFRHEKFEKYKANRVKADDELYAQIPRVKEVVEKFNIPIYEKAGFEADDIIGTVAKQVENNEEQIETIIVTGDMDTLQLIDDKTKVYTMKRGLSDAVIYDEEKVFERYGLKPEQLIDYKGLRGDPSDNIPGVKGIGEKTAVDLLKKYKDINGVYKNINEIKGAVKEKLERDKSNAILSKELATITLDAPIKFDLEKSRLHDFDRDKIVKLFSELNFYSLIKRLPDSGKQIKPEYANGNTGVKDFKYFIADEKNIAEIISELKDVKEITIATEINNGILNDIALSYKTGRSAYFPIDNINPEIKNILENPAIKKIGFDLKSIFKQLSSANINLQNIYWDVMIAAYVLNPGEKITLEKLAMSELGEEIDFGKKQKIQLSLVASEEDKENAAMETCKKADYALKLKLSMEKEMARISEEQKKNKHVPGNLENVFYNIEMPLVKILDKMELEGIEINTTIFKGISEKISGTLQNLEKSIYALAGKEFNINSPQQLAEVLFVKLKLPTFNIKKGKTGFSTAADELEKLKDSHKIIKKIEEYRELFKLKTTYLDTIPKLVDKNSRIHTTFNQAVTATGRLSSAEPNLQNIPIKTELGQLLRTAFVARDGYKLISADYSQIDLRCVAHVSNDKKLIEAFHRGDDIHKLTAAEINKVTLSQVTEKMRSGAKALNFGIIYGMSAYGFSQSAGISREEAQRFINTYMEKFGDVARYMKNTREFARKNGYVETLLGRRRNIPEINSPNMQVANAAERMAINMPIQGLAADIMKIAMIGVHNEFSKNDSVKIILQIHDEIILEVKEAIAEEVAKKVKEILENIIKLEVPLVADVKIGDNWGEI
- the tsaE gene encoding tRNA (adenosine(37)-N6)-threonylcarbamoyltransferase complex ATPase subunit type 1 TsaE, which encodes MAITSFVTTSSVQTKKIGEILAKELRGGEIICLSGDLGSGKTTFTQGILKGLKIKGPFTSPTFNIIKTYKIKSKIIYHIDAYRIEAKDLLELGWKDFAGKPNSIVIIEWAERVKKIIPKNSLWINFKWIRDKERKISLNE